The Candidatus Sysuiplasma acidicola genome contains the following window.
GGTGGGCGCCTGATAAGGCTACCTGCGGCTCAGTCGGTGCGCGTCTATGGTAGATCTAGATGATGCCATCGTGGGCAGATATGAATATAAAGGCGAGACATTCGAAATACTGATTGATCCAAAGATTGTCAAATACCTCAAAGAAGGAAAGGAGGTAGACGTTGCCAAACACATGGCAGTTGAAGAGATCTTCAAGGACGCCAAGAAGGGTTCCAAACAATCCGAAGAGAAGTTGAAGGAATTCTTCGGTACTGATGATGTGGGAACGATTTCCCGCATCATACTTGAAAAGGGACAGGTGCAGCTCACCACAGAACAGCGCCACATCATGGCTGAGACCAAGAGAAAGCAGGTAGCCGCAACGATTGCCAGAAATGCCATTAATCCTCAGACACATACACCACATCCACTGGCAAGAATCGAAGCTGCGATGGAGGAGGCACGGGTCAGAATAGATCCATTCAGGTCAGCAGACTCACAGGTCCAGGAAGTGCTCGACGCCTTGCGACCGCTCATTCCGATAAGGTTTGAAAATTCCAGGATTGCCGTGAAGCTCAGTGGTGATGATTATGGCCGATGTTACGAAGATCTGGTGTCGCTGGGCAGGATAACAAAGGAAGAGTGGCTGAACGATGGCCACTGGGTTTGCGTCCTCGAAATTCCAGCCGGCATGCAAACCGACCTCTTCGAGAAGATGGGGCAGAAGACGAAAGGAAGGGCGGAAACCAAAATATTAAAATAGGGTACCCGATTAGAACATGTTTTAATAAAAAACGGAGAATGAGATTTTTATGCCCCAGTCCACTGCCGGTGTCAGAGAAATCGTAGTGCCGGGTGAATCGGTAAACTGCGAAAACAAGAAACCCGGCTTCGGCATATACAAAAAGGGAGGTCAGTATTATGCCTCAAGACTCGGACTCAGAACGGCAAAAACGAGTTTCGTCGACGTGATTCCACTTGCTGGAAAGTATGTACCGCTTTCAGGAGACGAGATAATCGGCACCGTTTCTGGCATAAACACATCTAGCTGGCTACTTGACATTTCCTCACCGTATCCCGCTCTGCTCCACGCTTCGGAGTCCCCATGGAAGGTTGAGTTCAACGCCACTGCAAAGTATCTTGATATCGGGGACAGCGTGACTGCTGCCATACTGTCCGTCGACGACTCCAAGCACGTGCAGGTGACCATGCGGGAGCAGAGCTTGAGGAAGCTGAGTGGCGGACACATCGTCGAAGTGCCTTTCGGGAAGGTTCCACGCGTGATCGGAAAGAAAGGATCTATGCTTGAAATGCTCAAATCGGAAACGGGATGCAAGATCGTCGTGGGCCGTAACGGCAAAATTTGGGTTGACGGCCCAATCGAAAAGGTACTACTTGTGGCCAAAGCGATAGATTTGATCGACAGGGAGGCCCAGACGTATGGCCTCACAGACAAGGTAAGGGAGTTCCTGAGGAATGGCGGTTCAGAAAGAGTGTAATTTTGTCACAGTAATGGTGAAGTTATGAGTATGGATTTGCCCGAAGGGCTTAAACTGATAGACGAAGAAGGAAAGAGGATCGATGGAAGGAAAGCGGACGAGCTGAGACCCATAAAGATCGAAGCCGGAGTGCTGAAAAGAGCCGACGGTTCAGCTTACGTGGAGATGGGAAAGAACAAGATACTGGCCGCCGTCTACGGGCCGAGGGAGTGTCATCCCAGACATCTTCAGGATCCGACGAAGGCGATCGTCCAGTGCAACTACAACATGCTCGCGTTTTCAGTGGATGACCGAAAGAGGCCTGGACCAGACAGAAGATCCGTCGAAATTTCCAAGATACTCGCAGAAGCATTGGAGCATGTCGTTTTTCTGGAGCAGTTCCCGAGAACTTCGATTGACGTCTACATAGTAGTACTCCAGGCGAATGCAGGCACGCGATGCGCCGGACTTACCGCGGCATCAGTGGCGCTTGCTGACGCAGGCATTCCGATGAGAGACCTTGTTCCCGCCTGCGCTGCAGGAAAAGTTGCTGGCACAGTAGTCCTGGATTTGAACAAAGAGGAGGACAACTTCGGTGAAGCCGATCTCCCGCTGGCTTATCTTCCCAGGACGGGTGAAATATTGCTTCTGCAGATGGATGGTCACATGACACAGGAGGAATTTGACAGAGCCGTCGACCTTGCAAAAGGGGGCTGTGCACATATTTACGGCCTTCAGCAGGAAGCGCTCAAGAGGAAGTACGGAGTTGCGGCTTCTGAGGACGAACCCAGCACAGAGGAGGCGAACTGATCATGGCATCCAGGAGTCCGCTTTCAGACGTGAAGAGAGGGCACATTTCTAACGTGCTTTCGAGGGGAATTAGAACCGATGGCCGCAGATTCGACGAATTCAGATCGATTACAATTGAAAACAGTGTTGTTGAGAGCGCCGAGGGATCCGCAAGGTTGCGAATTGGCAATACAGATGTCGCTGTCGGTATAAAGATGGATGTTGGAGAACCATTCGCTGACACTCCGAACAAGGGCGTTCTGACTACAAACGTTGAACTAATCCCCATGGCTTCGGAGAATTTTGAGACTGGCCCCCCTTCACCCTCGGCTATAGAACTCTCACGTGTTGTGGACAGGGGTATCCGGGAGAGCCAGATGATTGATATGGAAGCACTGTGCATCAAGCCAGGTGAGGAAGTCTGGGTACTCTACATTGACGTTTATCCGCTTGACTACGACGGCAACCTGTTCGATGCGGCATCCATAGGCGCAGTTTCCGCTCTGAAACACACGATGGTGCCTGCAAAACGCCATGGGAAGGGAGAAGACTTTCCTCTGAAGCTTTCCTCTTTACCTGTGTCCTGCACCACAGTCAAGATTGGAGACAAACTGCTTTTAGACCCAACCCTAGAAGAAGACGAAGTGTCATCCGCAAGGCTTACTGTCGCAACGGATGAGAACGGAGACATCAGGGCCATGCAGAAAGGTGGTTC
Protein-coding sequences here:
- a CDS encoding exosome complex exonuclease Rrp41; protein product: MDLPEGLKLIDEEGKRIDGRKADELRPIKIEAGVLKRADGSAYVEMGKNKILAAVYGPRECHPRHLQDPTKAIVQCNYNMLAFSVDDRKRPGPDRRSVEISKILAEALEHVVFLEQFPRTSIDVYIVVLQANAGTRCAGLTAASVALADAGIPMRDLVPACAAGKVAGTVVLDLNKEEDNFGEADLPLAYLPRTGEILLLQMDGHMTQEEFDRAVDLAKGGCAHIYGLQQEALKRKYGVAASEDEPSTEEAN
- a CDS encoding exosome complex protein Rrp42 — translated: MASRSPLSDVKRGHISNVLSRGIRTDGRRFDEFRSITIENSVVESAEGSARLRIGNTDVAVGIKMDVGEPFADTPNKGVLTTNVELIPMASENFETGPPSPSAIELSRVVDRGIRESQMIDMEALCIKPGEEVWVLYIDVYPLDYDGNLFDAASIGAVSALKHTMVPAKRHGKGEDFPLKLSSLPVSCTTVKIGDKLLLDPTLEEDEVSSARLTVATDENGDIRAMQKGGSGHFTYEEVKKAIAMSVDAGKAVREKM
- a CDS encoding ribosome assembly factor SBDS — protein: MVDLDDAIVGRYEYKGETFEILIDPKIVKYLKEGKEVDVAKHMAVEEIFKDAKKGSKQSEEKLKEFFGTDDVGTISRIILEKGQVQLTTEQRHIMAETKRKQVAATIARNAINPQTHTPHPLARIEAAMEEARVRIDPFRSADSQVQEVLDALRPLIPIRFENSRIAVKLSGDDYGRCYEDLVSLGRITKEEWLNDGHWVCVLEIPAGMQTDLFEKMGQKTKGRAETKILK
- a CDS encoding exosome complex protein Rrp4, whose translation is MPQSTAGVREIVVPGESVNCENKKPGFGIYKKGGQYYASRLGLRTAKTSFVDVIPLAGKYVPLSGDEIIGTVSGINTSSWLLDISSPYPALLHASESPWKVEFNATAKYLDIGDSVTAAILSVDDSKHVQVTMREQSLRKLSGGHIVEVPFGKVPRVIGKKGSMLEMLKSETGCKIVVGRNGKIWVDGPIEKVLLVAKAIDLIDREAQTYGLTDKVREFLRNGGSERV